Genomic DNA from Leishmania mexicana MHOM/GT/2001/U1103 complete genome, chromosome 15:
ATGCCGTACTTGGGGGTGGCCTGGCGCTGCTTCAAGGCACGGAAGAGGGCCTTCTCAGCGCCGAGGATCTGCACCGTCGAGGAGGGGTACTTGGCAagcgtcagcagcgagcCGGCCTTCTGGATGAGTCGGGCACCAATCTGCTCCCCTACCATCGTTGTCAGGTTCGGGGCGATGGTCTGCATGCGGGAGGAGAGGTAGGTAGACAGCTGCTCGCGGTACTTCGAGGCCGCAACGACCTCGTTGCACAGCCGCGAGATGTTCTCGATGTCTTCCTCCGCAATCTCCGTGCCCATTgacaccatcgccgcctccttcaccttctgctccatctcctcctcgagaAAGTCGGAGAAGTCCGTGTCCCGGGCGTTGAAGCGCGTCTTCGTGGCCAGGACGATCTTGCAGTAGGCCACGTTGTCGTTCACGATCTTGCCCAGCTCGGGGAAGTGCCAGCCGTAccactcgcgcgcgcgcatggcGTACTTGTTGATCTCCTTGTCAAGGTCCTCGAGGAGCGACACCGCCTGCACAACCATCATATCCACCTTATCAGGGGAGAATTTCAGCTTGTACCGGTTAAGGTTGTGTGCCAGACCGAGCGCCGTCTGGttcagctgctccgccgAGACGTCCTCGAGGAGGCTGTCGATGTTCTGTTTAAGGGCGCGGAAGGTCGGGAGCGTGTCTTCACCGGCCACACACGGGATGGCGAGCGACTCCTTGATAGCCTTGGCCAGCTTCGCATCGgccaccgccagctcctcggacacctccttctccaggtAGTTCTTCTTCAGGAACTTGCGAACCGGCTTCGACAGCTCACCGTTCacgagctgcgccgtcgtctcGAGCGCATCGGCGGTGCTCTTGAAATGCAGCAGTGCCTTCAGTTTGCGCCTCTCGCCGTCAACCTTGAACAGCGCCACGCCAGCAGGCAGCTCCAGCAGTGCGTACACCATTGGTTTTCGCTAGTCacagggggtgggaggagggtgggggtggctGGCGTGAGGTCAGACGAGGGGATCCAATGTGAATGACTCGACGAAGAGgcagggagagagtgagagacgGGCGCCCCGAAAAATGCACAACGGCACCAGTGACGGGAAACAGgtgatgcacacacacacacgcgaatGGAGGGCAGGTGTCACTGCTGTAGAGAGCGCAGCAACGGATCTGCCGAGTAAGGCGAATCAAGAAGCCGCGC
This window encodes:
- a CDS encoding putative nucleolar RNA binding protein yields the protein MVYALLELPAGVALFKVDGERRKLKALLHFKSTADALETTAQLVNGELSKPVRKFLKKNYLEKEVSEELAVADAKLAKAIKESLAIPCVAGEDTLPTFRALKQNIDSLLEDVSAEQLNQTALGLAHNLNRYKLKFSPDKVDMMVVQAVSLLEDLDKEINKYAMRAREWYGWHFPELGKIVNDNVAYCKIVLATKTRFNARDTDFSDFLEEEMEQKVKEAAMVSMGTEIAEEDIENISRLCNEVVAASKYREQLSTYLSSRMQTIAPNLTTMVGEQIGARLIQKAGSLLTLAKYPSSTVQILGAEKALFRALKQRQATPKYGILYNASVVAKAAPAQKGTMSRVLAAKASLSARIDSFGEGDNTPALEYRSKVENRLKAFEEGITYGKSGNARGAGAGLEQRGSYGDNEGNGFKRPRMNTSGFNNDRGGRGGRGGGGFKRSRPENGGY